The window CGGCATCGGCCTGGTCGCGGAGTCGCGCCGCGTCTACACCATGGGCGGCGCCGCGGACGGAACCAGCCTCGCGGCCCAGGTCCTGGGCTTCGTGAACGTGGATGGCATCGGCCAATACGGCGTCGAGGCGGCCGAGGATGCTCGGCTGGCCGGCTCGCCGGGATCCGTGGTGGCCCAGGAGGACGTGGCCGGTCGGTTGATCGCCGGTTCGGTCCACGAGCTCGAGGCGCCCGTCAACGGCGCCGACCTGACGCTCACCCTGGACGTCGGCCTGCAGCACATCCTGGAGGAGCAGATGCTCGACACCTTCATCAGGAACCGTGCCCGGGGCGTGACCGGCCTGGTGATGGACGTCAACACGGGAGCCATCCTCGGCCTGGCCTCATACCCGACCTTCGACGCCAACCAGTACTCGGTCACCGACCCGGTCCTGTTCGGGAATCCCGCGGTCAGCCGCCAGTACGAGCCGGGATCGGTACTCAAGGCCGTCACGGTGGCGGCCGCGCTGGACGCGGGCGCCATCACACCCGCCGACCTGTTCCTCGATGACAACGACCTGCACATCTACGACGCCGTCATCCACAACGCCGACCGGACGTGGTATCCGGGGGGACATGGCCTGCTCACGCCGGCCCAGGTCCTGGCCCTTTCCAACAACGTCGGCGCGGCCACCATCGGCCTGACCCTGGGAGGGCAAGGTCTGTACGACGCCCTGCGACGCTTCGGCTTCGGTACACCGACCGGCGTCGAGATGTCCGGGGAGGCGGCAGGGGTCGTCCTCCACCCCGATGACGAGGGCGCGTCGAAGGAGCTGACCACGGCCCAGAACGCCTTCGGCCAGGGGATCACGGTCACGGTCGTCCAGCTGGCCGCGGCCTACGCCGCCCTGGCCAACGGCGGGCGGCTGGTGACGCCGCATATCGTGGCGGGCTGGACGGACGGGGACGGGACCTTCCGGCCGCGCGAGATTCCCACCCCAACCCAGGTCATCACGCCCGAGACATCGGACACGATCCTCGAGATGTTGACCGGCGCCATCGACGACGGCATCGCCAACGGCGCAGCGGTGGCCGGCTACTCGATCGCCGGCAAGACCGGGACGGCGGAGATCGCGGGCCCGGTCAACGTCCGTGTCCACACCGGCTGGGATGCCAATGGGCAGCCGATCTACGTCGACACCACCCGGCAGGCGTACATCGAAGGCTGGATCGACTCCAGCTTCGTGGGAATCGCTCCCGCCTCCAGCCCGCGGTTCGTCACGATCATCCTCATTCACCGGCCGGTGGTGGGCGGCGGTGGCATCGGGGAGCGGCCGGAGGACGCCTTCGCGCAGCTGGCGCCGCTGGTCTTCGACTACTACGGCATCCCGCCCGACCGACCCCTCCCCGGGGTTGCCACCCAATGAGGCTGGTAGACTCCCGGCCGAAAGCCGCAGGAAACCGCGTGCCCGCGCCGATTCGAATCGACGACCTCCTGGCCGCCACCGGTGGCCGACTCCTGACTCCCACCCCTGTCCGGTCCTTCCGGCTCGCCGTCGTCGACTCTCGTCGCGTCGTCCCGGGGTGCCTGTTCGTGGCCATGCGCGGGGAGCGCGACGACGGCCACCGGTACGTCGCCAACGCCATCGCCGCGGGCGCCGTGGCGGCGCTCGTCGAGCGTGAGGTCACGCTTCCCTCCACGGCACGGGCGGCCCTGGTCCGGGTCCCGGACAGCCTGATCGCCCTCCAGGAGCTCGCGGCGTGGTGGCGGGACCGATTCGCGGTGCGCGTGGTGGGGATCACCGGGTCGACGGGCAAGACGCTGGCCAAGGAGGTCACCGCGGACGTCCTGGCCCGCGCCCTGAGCGTCCTGCGCAACGAGGGCAACCTGAACTCCGAGACCGGTCTGCCCATGACCCTCCTGGGCCTTGAGCCGGGCCACCAGGTCGCGGTCCTGGAGATGGGAATGTACACGGTGGGGGAGATCAGCCGGCTGGTGGAGATCAGCCGGCCCGAGGTCGGGGTCGTGCTGGCGGTGCACCCCACGCACCTGGAGCGGGCGGGAAGCCTGGAGCGCATCGCCCAGGCCAAGGCGGAACTGCCCCGCGGCCTGCCGGCGGACGGGCTCGCGGTCCTGAACGCGGATGACCCGCGCGTGGCCTCCATGGCCGCCCAGACGCGCGCGCCCGTCCGCACCTTCGGCCTGGGCCCATCGGCCGACGTGCGCGCGATCGACGTCGCATCCGACGGGCTGCGTGGCATGACATTCACCCTGCATGCCCCATGGGGACAGCTCCGGGTCCGCAGTGCGTCGCCCGGACGGCACCTCATTCCGCTCGCCTTGGCGGCGGCCGCGGTCGCGGAGCACTTCGGCGTGCCGCTGGTCGACGTGGCGGCGGCGCTGGAGGCCGGCAGCTCGGCCCCGCACCGGATGGCCATCAAGGAGATGCCGAACGGGTCGACCCTGGTCGACGACACCTACAACGCCTCGCCGGAATCGGTGTCGGCCGCCCTCGAGTTCGTGGCTCAGACCCCTGTCGGGCGCGGGCGCCGGCTGGCGGTCCTGGGCGACATGCTCGAGCTGGGGCCTGATGAGCGGACTCTGCACGAGCGGATCGGCGCCCAGGCCGCCGCGATCCTCGACGGCCTGGTCGGGGTCGGGGAACGCGGTCGCTGGATCGCGGAGGCGGCACAGGCGGCGGGACTCCAGCGGGTGGCGACGGCGTCCGACGCGGAGCAGGCCCTGGCGGTCGTCGAGCAGACACTCAACCCCGGCGCGCATGACCTGCTCCTGGTCAAGGCGTCGCGCGGGATCGCCCTCGACCGCCTGGTGGCCGCTCTGCTGGGCCAACCACCGGACCCGGAGAGCTAGCCGTGCTGCCTCTCCTGCTGGCGGTCGTGCTCGCGTTCGGTGGGGTCGTCCTGCTGGGCCCCATCTACATCCGGCTCCTCCAGCGGCTGGGCTTCGGAAAGCAGATCCGGATCGAGGGGCCCCAGGCCCATGCGGTCAAGGCCGGCACGCCGACCATGGGCGGGATGCTGATCGTGGTGGTCGTCATGTTCCTGGCCATGGCCATGCGGCTCGAGGACGAAAGCACCCTGACCCCCATGCTGACCCTGGTCGGGGTGGGCATCCTGGGTGCCATCGATGACTTCGTGAACACGCGGACCGGGTTCGGCATGCGCGGCCGGTACAAGCTCGTATGGCAGACCGTGGTCGCGATCCTCGCCGCGGTCTACATACAGCGCCACTACGACCTGACCGCCATCAACGTCCCGCTGGTCGGCCAGTTCGAGATCCCGATCCTGCTCCTCGTCCTGTTCATCGCGTTCGCGATCGTCGCCGCCTCCAATGCGGTCAACCTGACCGACGGGCTGGACGGGCTGGCGTCGGGGGTCCTGGTCTTCAGCTTCGTCGCCTATCTGCTGATCGCCCTGGTCGGGGTTCCCGGCCTGAAGCTCAGCCAACCCGAGCTGGCGGTCTTCTGCGCCCTGCTGATCGGGGCCCTGATGGGTTTCCTGTGGTTCAACGTCCACCCCGCCCAGATCTTCATGGGCGACGCCGGGGCGCTTGCGCTGGGTGCGACCCTGGCCGTGGTGGCGGTGGTCACCGGCCAGCTCCTGCTGCTCGTCATCATCGGCCTCGTGTTCGTGGCCGAGACGGTATCGGTCATTCTCCAGATCGGGTCGTACCAGCTTCGCGGCAAGCGGATCTTTCGGATGGCCCCCTTGCACCACCACTTCGAGCTCCTCGGCTGGGCCGAGGAAAAGATCACGCTCCGCTTCTGGATCGTGTCGGCCCTGGCCGGGCTGCTCGGCTTCAGCCTCTTCCTGGCCACCACCGGGCTGTCGTGATGCCGATGCCGATGCCTCCCCTCAGCTCCACCCTCCCCAGCCGCCGATCCGACCTGGCCGGGCGCCGGGTCCTGGTGCTCGGTCTGGCACGGTCGGGGGTGGCGGCTGCCCGCTTCCTGTCCGATGCCGGAGCCCAGGTGACGGCCTACGACCGTCAACCGGCCGAGGCCCTGGCCCAGTCCGTCGCCGCGCTCGGGGATCGACCCGTGACGCTGGCCCTGGGAGCGGCTCCGGCCGCCGTCCGTGAGCTGCTGACCGATGCCGATCTGGTGGTGACCAGCCCCTCGATCTCGGCCCGCTTCCCGACCACCGACCCGTGGCTGCGCGAGGCGCTGACCGATGCCGAGGCCGGCGGCACGCCACTCGTGAGCGAGGTCGACCTCTTCCTGCGCCTGACCCGGGCCCGGATCCTGGCCGTGACCGGGACGAAGGGGAAGACCACCACCGCGTCGCTGGCTGCCGACATCCTGCGCGCGGCCAAGGTGCCCCACGTCCTGGGCGGGAACATCGGGACCCCTCTGATCGAGGAGGCGCACGTCCTCGGACCCGAGACCTGGGCCGTCCTCGAGCTGTCCGAGCTCCAACTGCCGACCGTCAGCCGCGGGGCGGACATCGCGGTCTACACCAACATCCTGGCCGACCACCTGGATCGCCATGCCAGCGTGGAGGCGTACCGGGCGGTCAAGGGCCGCCTGGCCGAGCTGTCGGCACTGGGGGGCGAGCTCGTCCTCAACCGGGAGGATCCGGGGTGCGTGGAGCTCGGCGCGCGGCTGCCGGGTGCCCGCGTGCACTGGTACGGCCTCGAGCCACGCCCCGGCGCGGACGCCTGGGTCGAGGATGGCTGGGTCGTGGTCGGCGGCCAGCGGGTGCTGCAGACCGTCGACGTGCCGCTCCGCGGCGAGCACATGCGCCGCAACGTCCTGGCCGCCGCGGTGGGCGCCCGGCTGGCAGGCGCCGACACGACAGCCGTGGCCACCGGGGTCCGCGCGTTCGGGGGCGTTCCGCACCGGCTCGAAGACCTCGGGGTCCGGGCCGGCGTCGCGTACGTCAATGACTCGCAAGCCACCATCCCGGTGGCCGCCATCGCCGGCATCATGGCCTTCGACGAGGGCCGGGTGGTGGTCATCGCGGGCGGCCAGGGCAAGGGCCTGGACTACGCCGCGCTCGCGGAGGCCATCGTGGACCGCTGCCGGGCGGCGGTCCTGATCGGGGACACGGCGCCCGAACTGGAGCGCCTGATCGGCGGGCGGGTGCCGGTCCGCCGAGCCTCGTCGATGGCCGACGCGGTGGCAGCCGCGAGCGCTGAGGCGCGGCCCGGCGACGCGGTCCTGCTCGCCCCGGCGGCCGCCAGCTTCGACATGTTCGCCGACTACGCCGCGCGCGGGGACGCGTTCCGGGCGGCCGTGGCCGGCCTGCCGGATCCGGCAGGCGACCGATGACCGCGGCCGTCGGCGTCGCGGCCGCGAACCGGCGTGCGGTCCGCACCCGCGGCGTGCAACGTGTGCGACGCCGGGTCGCCATGCCCCTGCTGGTCGCCGTGCTGGCGCTGGTCGCAATCGGGGTCGTCATGGTCTACTCGGCCTCGAGCGTCCGGGCCCTGCTGAGCAGCAACGACCCGGCGCGCTATGGGATCGCGCAGGCCGTGTTCGCCGCCATCGGCTTGAGCGCGATGGTCCTCCTGAGCCGGATCGACTTTCGGGTCTATCGGTACTTCGCGATACCGGCCTACGTGGGGGCGCTGGTCCTCCTGGCGCTGGTCCTGGTGCCGAGCATCGGGTTCGAGGTCGGCGGATCGCGACGCTGGCTCCAGCTTCCGGTGATCGGGAACTTCCAGCCCGCCGAGGTCGCCAAGCTCGCGATCATCCTGTACCTGGCCCATTGGCTCGACCGCCGGGGGCGCGCGGCGCGTGGCCTGCGGGGAGGCTTGATTCCATTCGCGCTCCTCGTCGCCCCCGGGTTCCTCCTCATCGCCTTCGAGCCCGACCTCGGCACGGCCGGCATCTATGCCGTGGCCGCGATGTCGGTGTTCTTCATGTCGGGCGCCAACCTGGTCGGCTTCGTCGCCATGGCCGGCGCCGTGGCGGCCGCGGCCGTGGTCTTCGTGAGCCGGACGCCGTACCAGCTGGCGCGGGTCACGAGCTTCCTCGATCCGGAGCGCGACCCGCTGGGGGCCGGCTACAACGCCATGCAGGCGCTGATGGCGCTCGCCATGGGCGGGCTGGCTGGGGTGGGGCTTGGCGCCTCGCGCCAGAAGTACCTGTACCTGCCCGCGCCCTCGACCGACTTCATCTACGCCATCATCGGCGAGGAATGGGGACTCATCGGGACGCTCATCGTCCTGGTCCTGTTCCTCGTCATTGCCTGGCAGGGCTACCGCATCGCGGTCCATGCCCCCGATACGTTCTCCGGCCTTCTGGCGGCCGGGATCACGACCTGGCTCGTGGTCCAGGCTGTCATCAACATGATGGTGGTGACCGCCCTGTGGCCGGTCACCGGCGTCCCACTGCCGTTCATCAGCTACGGCGGAACGGCACTCATCATCAACCTCGTGGCGGTCGGCATCCTCCTGTCGATCAGCCGCGAGGCGCAGACAGGATCGGTGTTCGATGCGCTTCGTGATCTCAGGCGGCGGGACCGGCGGGCACATCTACCCCGCGTTGGCCGTCGCGCAAGCCCTGCGCGAGCTGCATCCCGAGGTTGAGCTCGCGTACGTGGGTGGCGTCCGCGGCTTCGAGCGCCGGCTGGTGGGCGAGGCCGGCGAAATGCCGTATCACCAGCTGGCCGTCCGTTCCCTGCGCTCCGCCGGGCGCGACGCTCACCTGGTCCTGGACCCGATGCGCCTTGTGGCGGCGGCCCCGCAAGCGTGGCGGCTCCTGCGCCGCCTTCGACCGGCGGCGGTCTTCACCACCGGCGGGTACCTCGCCATTCCGCTCCTGGCCGCGGCGCGGGTCCGCGGCATCCCGAGCATCGTGTGGGAGGGCAATGTGATACCCGGTCGGGCGACGCGCGCCGTCGGACGGCTAGCCACCAGGGTCGCCGTCGCCTTCCCGCCGACCGGGGAGGCGTTCGGGAAGCGCGCGTTCGAGTCCGGCACCCCGATTCGCTCCCTGGCCGGGATCGACCGCGCCGCGGCTCGCGCCGAGATGGGGGTCGGCCCCGAGGACCGACTGCTGCTGGTCTTCGGCGGTTCGCAGGCCGTGGCCCGCATCACGGCCGCCCTGGACGAGGCCCTGCCCGCGCTCGTCGCCGACTGGGTGGTGCTGCACCTGGCGGGCGAGGCGGGGATGGCCGCCGCCCTGGCCAGCCGCGACCAGCTGCCGGAGTCCCATCGCGACCGGTACCGCCCCGAGCCGTACCTGACCGATCGCATGGCCGCTGCGCTGGTGGCAGCCGACCTGGTGCTCGGGCGGGCCGGATCCTCGACCTGTGCCGAGGTCGCCGCCGCTGGAGTCGCCTCCATCCTGGTCCCGTATCCCCACGCCCGCGGGCACCAGGCGGCGAACGCGGCCTGGCTGGCCCAGCACGGGGCAGCCGTGGTCGTGCCCGACGAGGCATTGACCGGTGAGCGGCTGCGGGCCGAGGCGGCCGCGCTGCGGGATGACGCCCGTCGGACGCCCATCGCGGCCGCGGCGCGGCAGCTGGGCCGTCCCCGGGCCGGCCACGAGATCGCGGCCGCCCTCCTCGAGCTGGCCGAGGGCTCGCGCGCGTGACCGCCTCAACTTCCGCCGGGCGCAGGCGCGAGCTGGATGCCAGCCTGGATCGCCTCGATCGAATCGCGGATGAGCGGGCGATCCGGCTCCATCCTGACGTGCCCCTGGCTCCGATCACCACCCTGCGGGTCGGGGGTCCCGCCGACCGGCTGGCCGAGCCCCGCACGGGCGACGAGCTGCTGGCGGTCCTGGACGCGGCTCGCGAGGCCGAGGTGGCGTGGTTGGTCGTGGGCAACGGCAGCAACCTGGTCGTCGCCGACCGGGGCGTTCGAGGGCTCGTCATCCGGAACCGGGCCCGCGCGGTCCGCGTGAATGGCAGCGTCCTGTCCGCGGATGCCGGTGCGCCGATGGCGCTGCTCGTGAAGCGCGCGACCGCCGCGGGATTGACCGGAGTGGAGTGGGGGATTGCGGTTCCCGGCACCCTGGGGGGCGCCGTCTGGGCCAACGCGGGCGCCCACGGTGGCGAGATGCAGCAGCGCGTGGCGCAGGTCGACGCCTGGGACTCCGAATCCGGCCGTCTCCAACGCCTGACCAACGCGGCCTGCCGCTTCGACTACCGCGAGTCGCGCTTCAAGCACGAACGCCTGGTCGTGGTGGAAGCCAGTCTCGAGCTCGCCCCAGACGCGCCGCAGGCGGTGGCGGCGCGGGTCGCCGAGCACCAGGCCCAGCGGGCCGCCACCCAGCCGCTGGCCGAGCAGAACGCGGGGAGCGTCTTCCGGAACCCGCCCGGGGACTTCGCCGGACGCCTGATCGAGGCCGCGGGGCTGAAGGGGGCACGGGAAGGCAGCGCATCGGTCAGCGAGCGGCACGCGAACTTCATCGTCACCCAGCGCACCGGACGCGCCGCCGACGTGCGACGCCTGGCCGACCGGGTCCGATCCACCGTGCTCGAGGCGAGCGGCGTGTCGCTGACGTACGAGATCGAGTTCGTCGGCGATTGGGAGCTGGACCGATGACCCGCCGGCTCAGGGTCGGGATCTTTGCCGGTGGCCGCTCAGCCGAGCACGAGGTGAGCATTGCGTCGGCCGAGTCGGTCCTGCGCGAGATCGACCGGGATCGGTATGAGCCATACCTCATCTACATCGATGCCGCTGGTGGTTGGCATCTGCCCGCCGGCCCCGCGCCAGAGCTGGGACCGGGCGAGAGCCTGGCCTTGCGCCTGGGTGCCGAGACGATCCCCGAGCACAGCGCGCGACTCGAATCGGGGGACGCGAGCCTGCCCGTGGTGGCCGACGCCCCGTCCGCGGTTCCTGCGCGCGCCGCGGTCCGGAACCTGGCCGAGGCCATCGACGTGGCCTTCCTGGCGGTCCATGGCCCGTTCGGCGAGGACGGGACGCTCCAGGGCTTCCTCGAGCTGGCCGGAATTCCGTATACCGGCGCCGGCGTGCTGGCCAGCGCGGTGGCCATGGACAAGGTCGTTTTCAAGGACCTCATGCGCGGCCACCAGCTTCCCGTGCTGGACTACACGTGGTTCTCGCTCTCCGCATGGCGCCGCGCGCCGCAGCAGGTCGTGGATGAGATCGTGGCCCGGATCGGCTCCCGCGCGGTGGTCAAGCCCGCTCGCCTGGGCAGCAGCGTGGGCATGAGCCTGGCGCATGACCCCGACGAGCTGCCGGCCGCCCTCGAGGAGGCATTCGGCTGGGATTCGAAGGTCATCGTCGAGGCCTACCTGCCCGGGGCCCGTGAGTTCGAGTGCGGCGTGCTGGGCAACGAGGACCCGATCGTCTTCGAGCCCGGCGAGGTCATCAGCCACCATGAGCTGTACGACTACGAGGCAAAGTACATCCCCGGCCTGGCCGATGTCGTCCCTCGCGCCGATGTCGCGCCGGAGCTGGCGGAACGGCTGCGCGGGCTGGCGCTTGCCGCCTACCGCGCGGTCGACGCGCGCGGCATGGCGCGCGTCGACTTCCTGGCCGTACCCGACGCGGTCTTCCTGTCCGAGATGAACACCATCCCCGGCTTCACGACCACCAGCATGTTCCCCAAGCAGGCTGAGCTGGCGGGGATCAGCTTCGCCGACCTCGTGGCGCGGCTCCTCGATCTGGCCCAGGAGGGCTCGGGCGAATGAGGTGGCAGCGTCTGTTCGAGCCCACCCGTCCGGTCGCCCGGCGCCGCCGTGGGCCGACCAGCCAGGCGGCGACCAGCGCGACCCCCAGCCGCACGAAGAGCCGGACGACGGGGCACAAGAACCCTGGGCGCGGGCGGCCGGATCGCGGAGCCCGGCCCCCGAAGTCCGTCCCGGCTCCGCGGCGGCGGCGACGCCGCATCAACTGGGCCCGGATCACCGCGCTGGCGCTGTCCCTGACCATGGTCGCGACCCTGGCGTGGCTGGCCGGCGGTCCGTTGCTCCGCGTTCGGTTGGTCAGCTACCACGGCGCCGGGTGGACATCGGACAGCGACCTGGACGCGCTGATGGCCCCCGTCATCGGTCGCAGCGCCCTGATGGTCGACGCGGCCGGCCTGGCCCTCGATCTGAGCGCGCTCCCCGGGGTCGAAGGGGCGAGCGTCGAAGTCGGCGTGCTCGGGTCGGCCCAGGTGACATTGGTCGAGGGCGGCGCCGTGGCGCTGTGGCGGACGAGCGCGGCGCAGCTCCTGCTGGCCGAGGACGGCACCGTGGTCGGCGTCCAGTCCCGGGAGGCGGTCCCCCGGGGCAGCCTCGTCGGCCTGCCCGTCATCGACGACCTGCGGGACGCCTCGCATGACCTCACGGTCGGTGACGAGCTGCCTTCCGGCGAGCTGGACGCGGCGCTGGCCCTGGCGGCGCTGACCGGTAGCCGCCTTGGTTCTCAGACCGCAGTCCTGACCCTGGCACTGGATCCGACCTACGGGTTTGTCCTGTCGTCGCCTCAGGCCGGCTGGCGGGCAGCGTTCGGCTACTACGGGCTCGATCCGCTCGAGACGCCTGACCGCATGGCCGCCCGGATCGCGTCCCAGGCCAGCGCCGTCCGGACCCTGTTCGCGGCGCACCCCGAGGCCGGCGTGGCGTGGGTCGATGCCCGCAACCCGGGAAAGGTATATTTCCGTGCCCGGGGCTGAGACTGCCGGCCGGACGGCGGCGGCACCCGCCCCGTCCAAGCATGGGGTCCTTGAACATCCGGATGTGGCTCCCCCTTATCGGGCTCGGGCTCGGCATTCTGCTCGGACTCACCCTCAACGTGAGCGTCAGCCCGGAACTGGCCCGCTACAGCGCAGTCGCCATCCTGGCCGGGCTGGACTCGATCCTGGGCGCGGTGCGCGCGGAGCTGGATGGCCAGTACGACAACCGGATCTTCCTGAGCGGGTTCGTGGCCAACACGGCCGTCGCGGTAGTGCTGACCTTCGTCGGTGATCGGCTCGGGATCGACCTGTACCTCGTGGCCCTGATCGCCTTCGGCCTCCGCATCTTCCAGAACGTGGCGCTCATTCGGCGCCACTTCCTGTAAGGTCGGCCGGCGTCCGAGCGGAGATTTCGTGGACAGAGAGACCGTCCTGGTCGGCATCGACCCTGGCAGCACCAAGGTGACCACCCTCATCGGCGAGGTCACCCCGGCCGGCGACGTGAACGTCGTCGGCTATGGGATCGCCCCCTCGATTGGCATCAAGAAGGGGATGGTCGCCAACATCGAGCAGACGGTGCAGTCCATTGCCACGTCGATCGAGAAGGCCGAGCGGCTGTCGGGCTACAAGATCGGTTCGGCCTTCGTGGCGGTCGGGGGTGGCCATATCTCGTCCCAGAACAGCCGGGGCGTGGTAGCGGTCAGCGGACATCGGCGCGAGGTCAGCAAGGAGGACGTCGCCCGGGCCACCGAGGCCGCCCGCGCGGTTCAGGTGCCGTCCAACCGGGAGATCCTGCATGTGATCCCGCGCGGCTACATCGTGGACGGACAGGAGGGCATCAAGGACCCGCTTGGGATGAGCGCGGTCCGGCTGGAGGTCGAGACCCACATCGTGGCCGGGGCCAGCACCTCGTTGCAGAACCTCACCAAGTGCGTCAGCTCGGCCGGGGTCCAGATTGACGAGCTGGTGATCGCCTCATTGGCCGCCGCCGAGGCGACGCTGAGCGACACCGAGAAGGAGCTGGGGGTCATCATCGCCGACGTCGGCGGCGGGACGACCGACATGGCCGTTTTCGTGGACGGGGCCGTCCACCATTCGGCGGTGATCCCGGTGGGCGGGATCCATGTCACCAACGACGTGGCGATCGGGCTGCGAACCAGTCTCAACCTGGCCGAGGACGTGAAGATCCGGCATGGCACCTCGAACGTGGCCGAGGTTCAGCCCGAGGAGCTGATCAACGTTGCGGTGATGGGCGACGGCGGGGGACAGACCCTCCAGCGTCGCAAGCTGAGCGAGATCATCGAGGCCCGCATGCGGGAGCTGTACGAGCTCATCCGGGAGGAGGTCGCACGGTCGGGACATGGCACCCCGCTTCCGGCGGGCCTGGTCCTGACTGGCGGCGGCGCGCGGCTGGCCGGCGTGGCCGAGCTGGCGCGCGACGTGCTCGAGATGCCGGTCCGGGTCGCCACCCCGCAGGGCGTGGGCGGCCTGATGGATCAGCTCGCGAACCCGGCCTTTTCGACCTCGCTGGGACTCCTGCTGTGGGGCGCCCGCAACGTGGGTGCCGAGCCGATCGGCTACACCACTCGCACGCCGATGAGCGCCGGTTTGAGCCGCGCCGGGACCTGGATCCGGAACCTGTTCCCCGGCTGAGCCCTTCCGTGTTGCGGCATGGCGATGTGGAGGGCGGAGGGCGTCATCCACCGCCCAACGCGAGGTTGTGGACAACTCGCCGCGAGGTTGTGGACAGATCGACTCTCCCTCGCATGGGACGGTCGGTAGAATCGGCCCAGGCCCGTTAACTCTGGGTTCGGACCCTTCCCGTGCCCGGCCATACCGCCTGCACCCAGGAGGATTCGCATGCCGCTCAGGTCCGACGCAGAGAACTTCGCCCTGATCAAGGTCATCGGCATCGGTGGCGGAGGAAGCAACGCCGTCAACCGCATGATCCGCGCCGAGATGATGGGCGTCGAGTTCATCGCCGTGAACACGGATGCCCAGGCGCTGCTCCAGAGCGACGCGCCGCACAAGATCCGCATCGGCGACAAGATCACCCGCGGCCTGGGGGCCGGCGCCGACCCGGCCATCGGCCAGCGCGCGGCGGAAGAGGACTCGGAGAAGATCTACGAGGCGCTCAAGGACGCCGACATGATCTTCATCACCGCCGGCATGGGCGGGGGCACGGGATCGGGCGCCGCGCCGGTGGTGGCCGAGATCGCCAAGGACCTCGGCGCCCTCACCGTGGCGGTCGTGACCAAGCCGTTCAGCTTCGAGGGCGTGCGCCGCAAGCTGGTGGCCGAGCAGTTCACAGAGGCCCTCAAGGACAAGGTCGACACCCTGATCACGATCCCCAACGACCGGCTGCGCGAGGTCGTGGACAAGAAGACCTCGATCCTCGACGCGTTCCGGGTGGTGGACGACGTCCTGCGCCAGGGCGTGCAGGGCATCAGCGACCTGATCATGGTGCCGGGCCTCATCAACCTGGACTTCGCGGACGTGAAGACGATCATGCGCGAGGCCGGGAGCAGCATGATGGGAATCGGCGTCGGAAGCGGCGAGAACCGCGCCGTGGAGGCGGCTCGGGCGGCGGTCATGAGCCCGCTGCTGGAGATCAACATCCAGGGCGCCCGCGGCATCCTGTTCAACGTCACCGGCGGCAGCGACCTCGGCCTGTTCGAGGTCAACGAGGCGGCCGAGGTGATCAAGGAGGCCGCCGATCCGGAGGCCAACATCATCTTCGGCACGGTCATCGACGACCGGATGCGGGACGAGGTCAAGGTGACGGTCATCGCCACCGGCTTCGATGGGACCCGCAAGCCGAAGCCCGGCCCGCGAGCCGCGGTCAGTGAGGCGGCCGTCGGTCTTGAATCGTCACTCGACGCGAAGAGCCGCGAGCTGCTGGCCGAGATCGAGCGCGAACGGGCCGAGCGATCGCC is drawn from Chloroflexota bacterium and contains these coding sequences:
- a CDS encoding penicillin-binding protein 2 produces the protein MLARTDSRIRAVVMLVVASIVAGVIGYRLVWWQVIDRERLADMGLAQLAHAQQIPAARGLILDRAGLILATSIAAESVFATPPTVEDPALSALLLAGILDADAEELEATLSSDEAWTWLRRRVDVETATRVRALHLPGIGLVAESRRVYTMGGAADGTSLAAQVLGFVNVDGIGQYGVEAAEDARLAGSPGSVVAQEDVAGRLIAGSVHELEAPVNGADLTLTLDVGLQHILEEQMLDTFIRNRARGVTGLVMDVNTGAILGLASYPTFDANQYSVTDPVLFGNPAVSRQYEPGSVLKAVTVAAALDAGAITPADLFLDDNDLHIYDAVIHNADRTWYPGGHGLLTPAQVLALSNNVGAATIGLTLGGQGLYDALRRFGFGTPTGVEMSGEAAGVVLHPDDEGASKELTTAQNAFGQGITVTVVQLAAAYAALANGGRLVTPHIVAGWTDGDGTFRPREIPTPTQVITPETSDTILEMLTGAIDDGIANGAAVAGYSIAGKTGTAEIAGPVNVRVHTGWDANGQPIYVDTTRQAYIEGWIDSSFVGIAPASSPRFVTIILIHRPVVGGGGIGERPEDAFAQLAPLVFDYYGIPPDRPLPGVATQ
- the murD gene encoding UDP-N-acetylmuramoyl-L-alanine--D-glutamate ligase is translated as MPPLSSTLPSRRSDLAGRRVLVLGLARSGVAAARFLSDAGAQVTAYDRQPAEALAQSVAALGDRPVTLALGAAPAAVRELLTDADLVVTSPSISARFPTTDPWLREALTDAEAGGTPLVSEVDLFLRLTRARILAVTGTKGKTTTASLAADILRAAKVPHVLGGNIGTPLIEEAHVLGPETWAVLELSELQLPTVSRGADIAVYTNILADHLDRHASVEAYRAVKGRLAELSALGGELVLNREDPGCVELGARLPGARVHWYGLEPRPGADAWVEDGWVVVGGQRVLQTVDVPLRGEHMRRNVLAAAVGARLAGADTTAVATGVRAFGGVPHRLEDLGVRAGVAYVNDSQATIPVAAIAGIMAFDEGRVVVIAGGQGKGLDYAALAEAIVDRCRAAVLIGDTAPELERLIGGRVPVRRASSMADAVAAASAEARPGDAVLLAPAAASFDMFADYAARGDAFRAAVAGLPDPAGDR
- the mraY gene encoding phospho-N-acetylmuramoyl-pentapeptide-transferase, with translation MLPLLLAVVLAFGGVVLLGPIYIRLLQRLGFGKQIRIEGPQAHAVKAGTPTMGGMLIVVVVMFLAMAMRLEDESTLTPMLTLVGVGILGAIDDFVNTRTGFGMRGRYKLVWQTVVAILAAVYIQRHYDLTAINVPLVGQFEIPILLLVLFIAFAIVAASNAVNLTDGLDGLASGVLVFSFVAYLLIALVGVPGLKLSQPELAVFCALLIGALMGFLWFNVHPAQIFMGDAGALALGATLAVVAVVTGQLLLLVIIGLVFVAETVSVILQIGSYQLRGKRIFRMAPLHHHFELLGWAEEKITLRFWIVSALAGLLGFSLFLATTGLS
- the murF gene encoding UDP-N-acetylmuramoyl-tripeptide--D-alanyl-D-alanine ligase, producing MPAPIRIDDLLAATGGRLLTPTPVRSFRLAVVDSRRVVPGCLFVAMRGERDDGHRYVANAIAAGAVAALVEREVTLPSTARAALVRVPDSLIALQELAAWWRDRFAVRVVGITGSTGKTLAKEVTADVLARALSVLRNEGNLNSETGLPMTLLGLEPGHQVAVLEMGMYTVGEISRLVEISRPEVGVVLAVHPTHLERAGSLERIAQAKAELPRGLPADGLAVLNADDPRVASMAAQTRAPVRTFGLGPSADVRAIDVASDGLRGMTFTLHAPWGQLRVRSASPGRHLIPLALAAAAVAEHFGVPLVDVAAALEAGSSAPHRMAIKEMPNGSTLVDDTYNASPESVSAALEFVAQTPVGRGRRLAVLGDMLELGPDERTLHERIGAQAAAILDGLVGVGERGRWIAEAAQAAGLQRVATASDAEQALAVVEQTLNPGAHDLLLVKASRGIALDRLVAALLGQPPDPES